Below is a window of Perca fluviatilis chromosome 6, GENO_Pfluv_1.0, whole genome shotgun sequence DNA.
aaccaatagggtgtcggaatgtgtttatacttctcatccaaccacaatcaaattcactctctctggatggcgcgatttatctggatagatttttcttttcttttttaacgatgaaaagccaaaattaaaaacaagccgaactgaaataggagtaacagggctatttttaaaatgtaaggagtagaaagtacagataactgtgtgaaaatgtaaggagtagaagtaaaaagtctgctgtaaaataattactccagtaaagtatagatacccaaaatttctacttaagtaaggtaacaaagtatttgcacttcgttacttgacacctctgaatGAGTGTAACAAAAACACAGGGGCATGTGCAGATAAGTCTAAGTTATGTTTTATTAATACAATAAGCACGGACCTGGTAACAACTTGATGTGTGTAGACTCTGTTGGGGCTGCCAAATGCTTTGGCCAAACCAAAATCAGCCAACTTCAATACTCCGTTGCCATCTAACAGCAGATTATTGGGCTTCAGATCCTGGACATACAAAGTATCAAAATGTGAGTTATtgactgtatgtgtgcatatgtgtgtacagtatgtgtgtggagCATTAGTGCTCTTACCCTGTGTAGGACCCAGTGTTTGTGCATATACTCTAATCCCTGTAGAGTCATGAGGATGTAGGCTTTGATGTTGGCCGGAGTAAGGACTAGGCTGGTGTCTTTGATGATcacctttataaaaaaaaaataaaaaaagttaaaaaatgacaaagagGTTTAAGTAAAGCCGGATATCTGACAACTAATAATCCTCATCCATTACCTAATGTTTTACAGGTCTCTAGGCTATACATTCAAAAACAAATTACACTTATCGGAACAGATAAGAGAATTAAAAGACAACTGGGATGTCGACACAGCTGCAGCCAAGCTAAACAGCATTCAACCTCTCACCCAGAATCTCCATTGTTCCAGCAGCTCCAAAAACACTGACTTTAGTATCCTGCTATGTAATTTAACTGGCAATAAAAGCATTGCACATCTGTAGTTGATAAACTCACACAGCCAAATCTAACCATGTGGCCTAAAAATAGTCTTAGCACCCGTTATAAGACGAGCAACATATTTCATCCTCATGTCTGTCTGCTGCCTGTGAGCCACTAATGGCATCAATTCATTGTGAGAGCCAAGAGCGGAGTGCTATTGattttttaaagtgtatttATCTTGTTTTGCATTGTTCTATTAAAGTCTAATGTATTGGTGGTGGCCGACCATCTGGAGCCTCGTATGCTAAAACAAACCAGAAGAAAACTAAAAAAGCCTCAGTGACCTTGCAGAACCACTTAATGGTTAGATGAGAGCACTCACAATGCTATCTTCGTCATCCTGCTCATATTTTCAGTGCTACTCTGTATGTCATCTGACCTTACACCTCTCGAtcataatctgtgtgtgtgtgtgtgtgtgtgtgtgtgtatgtatgtagatATTTCTAAGGAAAAGAATGAAACCCAGCTTTTAAATGCTCTCTCCCTGATCTCTAATAAGGGTGAGGCAACATTGTGTTCTTTCACAATCATAAATGAGTGATGTGACTCTCCAGTGTATATGGATAATACACATCTGTACAACATGGTGTGATCCAATTAAAAAAAGGTGTTGATTGAGGTTACAGTTTGTGGAAAGAAAATAGGCAAACCAGTAAAGAAATTTTCAAATCTATAATTTGCtgataatattgaaaaatactatgaaaaatgtatttagttagTTTAGTGAAGTTAGGGGGACACATTCAGGAAATGCAACTAAAGCTGTTCTAAATTTGGAAGGTtctcagaaagaaaaaaaacatattcctGTCAGGAGAAATTAATATGGAAATGTAAACTGATCAAACTCTTACAATTTAATTAAATCTAAATTAGAACAAAATAAAGCTTTTCAATGGGCTGTTGAATGGGACTTCATAACATTGTTTCATGTTATTTTGTCTATCCCTGGAAAGACACAGATGGGCTGAAAGAGATGGTTTCAAAAAAGGTGAGGAACTGTCTTACCTCCAGATCTGTTTCCATGAAATCAAACACCAGGCTGATGTTGGATTTGTGTCCAAAGGCATCCAGCAGCTAAAAAACCCACAGCAGCCGAAATGTTAATGCTCAGTTCAAATTAGGAGAATACTTACAATATAGaaagttaattatttttttcctcacaaGTAATACCATTAACATAACATTAGATAGGAAACCAATCCGTTAGTAAAACTTCGAGCATGCATTAAGGACATAAAAATCTGGATAGCCTACAATTTCCTTATGTTAAACTCAGAAGTTATTGTACTTGGCCCCAAACACCTCTGAagctcattatctaaagatatagacTCTGGACGGcactgccctggcctccagcaccaccgTAAGGAATCTctgagttatctttgatcagggaaatatcctttaatgcccacATAAAACAAACTTCAAGGACTGCCTTTTTTCACCCTaggcacatcctgtctcaaaggGATGCAGACAAACTAGTCCATTCATTTGTTACTTCAAGGCTGGAATATTAAAATTCCCTATTATCAGGTTGCTCCAAAAAGTCCCTAAGGACTCTCCAGTGGATCCAGAATGCTGCGGCATGACTACTGATAAGAACTaggaaaaaaatacagtagATTTCTCCCATATTAGCTTCTCTGCGCGGATTTTATATCcagaattgaatataaaatcctcttcacctacaaagctctactatatatatttattaaacggCTTGGGTGAAAAAAAGTCTGGTTAatttatcagctgtggcaaaaagtggAGAAAAACGGAGCAAGAGCCTGTCCTCCACTCCAATTCAGGCTGATTCAAGACCTGCATCACCCGGTTGGGGTTGAATTCGCTCTAATgaccgcctcgctctacattatccgtTACATATATCttaaagagctcatagtacTCTACTACCCCACTAGAACACTgcaatcccagaatgcagagttacttgagGTTCCTAGAGTCTCCAAAAGTAGAATGtgagccagagcctttagctACCAGGCTCTTCTCTTGTGGAACAAGCTCCCAATTTCGGTTCGAGAGGCAGACACCATCTGCTGTGTTCCTGCTTGACGccgactactactactactactactactactactactactactactactatcaTTATTATTAGTCATAGTCAATTATCTTTACTGTTACTATAATGTCCATGGTTCATCATGTGATTCCATTACTCACTGCTAGAATTGTTATGGCCCTCCACCTACAGCCAGGTTCTGTCCGAGGTTAAAGGAAGTTTGTCTTTGCCACTGTCCCACCTTAGGGAAtttgttgtgtctttgtaaattatagagtgtggtctagaccttctctatctgtaaagtgtcctgagatcatttctgttatgatttgacactataattaaaatgtaattgaattaatTAGAAGGTACAATCACAAAATAATGAATTTTTACCCACCCCAATGATATTTGGATGATGCAGTTCTTGCAGCAGTTTGATCTCTCGAAGAGCAGTCCTATTAATACCTATTAATAAGAAATAGTTATAGATTAGTCATTAATGATGACAATGGACTGCACTGTGTGGTATAAACAGGAAGTCAGCATTTACCATCTTTAGCCTCAGTTCTGTGGCCAACCTTAATCtgccagaaaaaaagacaacaatgtggtGGTAAACGTCAGCATAGCATACAAATGCTAACAGATGTCCAAACTTAAGCTAATTTATTGTACCTTTTTAATGGCAACTATGGTATCATTCGTTTTGTCCCTGGCTTTGTACACTGTGGCGAACTggagaagagaaacagagagcgATAAGTACGGAAATACAGAGACCAAATATGTGTTTTTTCACGCTCACTGCTGCTGTAAGGACAACATGGACCAGCAAGTCTTTGTTGACATTAGCAACCAGCTAACGcttgttagcttgctaacatgcTTCATACACATCGAGCCAGAACCTGCAAGAGGAAGAAAGCAGAGAGATATAAAGACCAAAATCTCTGATGTTTGTCTCCACTTACCTGACCCTCTCCGAGGAAGTCCAATTTCTCGTATCGTTTAGTTCTGGATTTTACATCAAGCGCCATGATACCTAGCTAACTGTCAGTTTCATCAGGAGACACTTCCTGTCTTGTTAAAGGTCCGTGCGTTCTTTTTCCGGGTTAGAAGAGGTTTTCTATTGGCCGACACCGTCACCTACCGGATCAATTTGTCCAACACTGAGAACGCTAAAGCAACTTGTAAAGCAGGTTTATATAAACAATAATATGATTTCAATTTACAGTGAATTGTTTTATACTAATTTCTATTTTGAATGTCGTGCCACAATTGGTTACTGTATAATTTTATGAAGTGTCGGTTTCCGTCATTATTATTAGGCTACTTTATTATGCAGTAACATGGAACTAACGTTactacttctactactactactactactactactactactactactactactacgctagtactactactatgataatcatcatcattaatATTTGGCATAGTATTACACTTAGTAGGAGTTCAATAACAAGAtcgaaagaaaaagaaatattaaATCTGATCTATTATCAAATTACTAACAAATAGCTAAACTTATAAATGCTGTATTGTGATGTGgtctattttatttcatttcaatttcagGTTCAAAGGGAATTTTCTCAtaactttgtttttatgttatatatatatatatatatatatatatatatatatatatatatatatatatatatatatatatatatatatatataggcagttcaccacttacctgaggttgaaaaaaaagtaaggttacccaaaactgaaaaataatttacatttctgaattttacaaaaaggcctttttcagggaacaagaaatgggttaacaacataaagctgttctgcagcaatggaggttgatcaagctttgaaagttggtgctaccaattcccacaggtgttccaacttgtctggattacttacaaccccctctgtttgtataaaagtattgttggaacacactgtggtaccataccctcgtgagcattatttgaacagtattgtactgcagaagtagtgtgttgccataaaagtgcgcgaaaaaggcaattaacaatggaagagagacagaccatcataacacttaagaatgttggtctttcctacagagaaattgcgaagaaagtcaaggtgtcagtgagtacagtattcttcaccatcaaaaggcacttagaaactgggggaaactctgacaggaagaggtctggcagacccaaagccacaacagaatcagaagacaagtttctgagagtcaacagcttgcgtgataggcggctcacaggacaacagttTCAAgtacagcttaatagtggtcgtaataagcaagtctcagtttcaaccataaagagaagacttggagctgcaggtttgataggtcgagttgcagcaagaaagccattgctaagacgtcggtgatttgtacagagtgaaaggccccctgaaccaaaacggctaccacagcattttgcagcgccatgcagtaccctctggtatgcgcctagttggtcaggggttcatcctacagcaagataatgacccaaaacataagtccaagctatgccaaaactaccttagcaaaaaagaacaagatggtaagattaaaaacatggagtggccagcacagtcaccagacttaaaccccattgagctggtttgggatgaactggacagaaaagtgaaagcaaagcagcctacaagtgccacacatttatgggaacttctgcaacagagttgggaaaaTCTTTTtctccattgtagaaagaatgccacgagtgtgttcagctgttatatctgccaaagggggctactttgatgagtcaaaaatttagaatacattttgtttttttaacttcaattatttatttgttctattctttcagagtacaataagacattgaactgcatttttcaataaaaaaactatatatatataatattatacattttatagAATTTCTTTCTACAACTAATAAGAATattactgtaataataatactgtGATAATAATACAGTAATACACTTTTTCATACTGCACTTTGTATGATTTCTTAATCaatgacagaaaaacaaatctCAACTCAGATCTTATCTGTTCTGAAATTCCTGTAACATTCCACAGTTATGATGCAATATGCAGTAGTGTTATGTTCcagtttgccttttttttttaaacagttagACGTTTGACATCGGTCTCTTGGGAGTCTCTTCTGTCAGTTAGGAAGGTTTTGTGATCCATGCACCGCTGAACACATCTCTACATCCCATCTCCATACACAGTAGATACCCTCACATCCCACAGGATTAGCCATGGCTCCTCTCCTTTGACCCTCcctgcctcacacacacacacacacacacacacacacacacacacacacacacacacacacacacacacacacacacacacacacacacacacacacacacacacacacacacacacactttctctctctctgactgactTCATGTTAAGTTTGACAAGAGGACTGTGAAGGATCAGCAGGCCTAATACACCCCTCATTCTCCCCTCAGATGCATACACATTTATATCCTGACAGCTCACAGATGTGACTGACAGGACCGTATGTGCCCATGCAACcatgaagagaagagaagagaagagaagagaagagaagagaagagaagagaagagaagagaagagaagagaagagaagagaagagaagagactcTAGCAGTAGTCTAAATCTTTACTGGCATTGTATCATCAACCTTTAGGGACGCACAGGCGGCCTTACATTATTGTAACGTGGAGCATAGCTGTCCAGTGGTGGACATAACTCAGACCTACTTACATCACTCCCTCTAAAACAAATGTGGCATATTGATGTCCTCCTCTAATTCTGATATGATTTGAGGGCATTCTTGTGCTCAttcccctcagtctctctgtgAGACTGTGGATGAGGAGCACAGCAGCTGAGTTATGGAGGCATAAGTGATTCTTGTGGCGTTTATACAGTTTGTCACAGTAAATCTCATGATAGCATGGGTAACATTACGCACAATAACTCATTCTGGTTATATGTCACATTAGCAGATGGTGCTGTTGGGCTggtatgtgaatgtgtgtgtgtgtgtgtgtgtgtgtgtgtgtgtgtgtgtgtgtgtgtgtgtgtgtgtgtgtgttgtgtgttgtgtgtgtacctctgttTGACGGGCAGGAGGAAAGTGAAACAGCAGGGCTGTTTATCAAACTTATAGGAAGTGGGTGTTGTTGAGCAAGGACGTGTCGCACCACCACATCCTGCTGCTGGAAAGACAGGACAGGGTTCACACAGTGTATAGTAAACAACTAATGCAGGCTaggtgtcttttgtgtgtgtggtgtggtgaggcatggtgtgtgtgtgtgtgtgtgtgtgtgtgtctgtgatatGTGACCACTTCATTCAACACTGTACACTGATTGTAAATAACCTGGCCTGTTGTCTTTAAAAGAGATGAAGATGAGGCCATTCAGGTGGTCCCTgaagatgtatttttttttttaacagttaatTTCCTCCTTGCATCACTCTGCCTAACACATGTTCTGTTAAACACACTGACAACTGGCAATCAGATTTaagccaccaccaccaccacccacaaACCATGCATATcacattaaaatgcaaaaaacaaGATCTGATGAAAGTGTGAAATCTTAAGTTGTGAAGGCCATTTTTGAGAGAAAATAATACGGTCAAAAGCTTCAGCTCTCCTCAAGAATATATCTAAAAAGATGTCCAACAATTTTGGCTATTGTACATTACACCTcctatttctgttttaattggtCATATTGCTCCATTTAAAATTTTAGTCATTCATTGCTCCATTTGACATTTTAGTCATAACATATGACCTCTGTCAGGTCAATACATCGGAAAGATAAGATTTAAAAGGAACTTCGATACACTGACTGAATGTGTAGGAGAAGAGTGATTCAGCGCTTTCACAGCCAGTGCTGTATAACACACCTGCTGCACATCTCTGTCTTGGTtttactcactcactctcagGGGAAGTGGCAGTGTTCTGTCATCTAGGGAGTTTTCCTCTTTGTTTCTGACTCTCTCACATAGGCCCACACACATGCAGCTGTATCTGACCACAtgcacagttataacacaacaGGATGTTGTAGGGTGGATGTATGAGGTGTGAAGGTTTGCACAAGTTGTGACAAACAATATCTGTTTCTGAGAACTAATAATTCATTATTCATTTGTCTAATAGATGCTCCCACTCTTGATCTGTTGCTTGTTTTTTCCCCTTGGTATAGCGTATATGTCAGGATTTGAATCCAAATGTATCCAACTTCCAACAGTGACTTACCCATTTcacatttattctttgcagaTGTCTGTGGTGAGAAGACAATAAGAAAGCAGAAGGACAAACAGAAGGACAATCATTATCTTCCTTACTGCTGTTAGTTTACAGCCAACGCAGAGATTCATCAAATTGGTGCTGTCAGTCCTGGGTTGCATTGTTAGATGCCAGAACTGTCAGTTTGAATAAATATTAGGGcagaatttttgttttgttcaccATTGTCTTCCTCCAGCATCTGAGGCATCAGCATACACCGGGGCTTGTGGAGGACTTTAAGATGAGCCCACTTGATAGCTGGGCTCATACAGAGACAACATTATGATAATGTCCCTATAAGTAGCAGGGGGATGGGCACAGTGTCATCTCTTCACATAGACAGAGCCAGCAGGGAGTCCGCAGTCAACTGCATTTAGGGCTGTCTTTGTTGTTGTCTTAGCTCCCATCTGGGTTGCTGTTTTGTTGTGGTCTGCATCTCCTCTCAGACGTCGTTATCGCTCTCATTAGAAGAATATCTATCTCAGCCCCAAATGGAGAACAAAGTCTTCCAAtaactctttctctccctttgtttgtttgtgtgtgtgtgtgtgtgtgtgtgtgtatctaccGTTATATGCAAGTATGACTGCATGTGCAAATGGCAGGTGGCCCCTTTAGTCGTTCAGAGAGACTGTACACTGTGTGCTGAGCAGTTCTGTTTTAATGAATTGCTGTATGCAGCCTATACGCTCCATTTTTTTGTCTAATTTAACACTCAGGAAATACATTTGGAGATTACAAGGAGAGGATGTGTAAAATGTGTCCCAGGATGGATTCAAACCCCCACGATGCCACGGCTACACTGAATGTGTGTTATACAACGATAGGCAGCAGGGTGTTACAGCCAGTCGTCTTTGGAAGGTAAATGAGGGAGAAGAGTAGGCCATTCTGGTTATATGGTTTATCAGAGTGTATCAGGAGCTGGAGATAGAAGTGTGTTATCCAAGAAGTCATTTACTTCATTAAACCAGTCAGATCACTGAGGCCTCAGTAGTCAACCTTGTCACACGTCCCATTAACTTCTCAATCTATCAGCATGGCCTTTACCCcttctgtctcacacacacacacacacacacacacacacacacacacacacacacacacacacacacacacacacacacacacacacacacacacactctcaaacacacacacacacacacacacacacacacataatatacacaGATGCACTTTTGTTACGCACACCTGTATCTGCAAAACACAACTGCACgctatatcacacacacaattgcTTGTTCCTTGCATGCTTTCACTATCTTACTCACAGCAAAGACCTTTTCtcctgcatacacacacacacacacaaacacacacacacacacacacacacacacacacacacaaacacacacacacacacaaacacacacacacacacacacacacacacacacacacacacacacacacacacacacacacacacacacacacacacacacacacacacacacacacactccctttcCCTCTATCTCAGCTAACCCCATTACCTCTGTTAGTCCCAGGGGTCTGTGAGCTCTGATGAACCTTCTGCTGCCCAGTGAGATTAGTGGACTCCCTGAGAAAAGCCCTTCATTGATTGAACGCAAGTCTCTCCTGCTCGCAATGTCAGCTCAAGGTTAGCGCGTTGACTCTCGCCGCTCTCTTTCCCAGCACAGTCAAGTGCTGTAGCTTTGTTATGAATATCAGTGTGGTATTATTATTTAAGCTCTGCTGACTCCACTGTTTATATTATTCATAAAAACAGTTAACCAATTATTGACATTCACCTTCAGAGCCTcactttccttcctctctcagTCCTTCTCTCCAGTGGCCCCACTTACAGTAAAACATTTGCCAAagcatttattaattaattgttaatcatttttttctccttcttcaCTTCTTCATCTCAATATCCGTTCTCCCCATCAACAAAACCACAGAGGAACTGTTTCAGCATTTGGTAAAGTGGATTGAATGAGATTCACTTTTATGTATTGCAAGTCAGGCATGGGGAAGCATTTACTTTGCATCCCACTTGAGGGACGGAAGATCTTCCAGACAAAAAGGCGGGGAGAGATGAAGGAATGGGGGCAGCTCTCAGTCTGTAATAGAGAGTTAGATAAATGGCTGAATCCTAAGGACAGATTGATCTTTTTATGTTGAACTTGATGAACATGAATGATGCACCAGATTTCCTGTAGTGGTGAATAGAGATGAAAGGATTATATTTAGATCATTCAGGCAGGAACGTTGCCCTGCACTGCCGTCTCTTTCCTTCCCATCATAATTCAATATTTACAGTTTCAGCTGGAAAACTGCTCCCTCTTGGCTGCCTGTATCTGGTATCCATGGCAACAGATTCGAGAACAGAGTGCCGTCTGTATGtgtccatgtctgtgtgtttgtgtgtgtgtgtgtgtgtgtgtgcgtgcgcatttgtgtctgtgtgtaatgtttacTGATACACTGCAATTGATTGGTTGTTGGGGAGCAGCTGTTGACCCCTCACTCTCAGGGGTCTCTTTGTATTCTTGCACACATCCCAAATCAATAGACACACATAAAtgtgaacaaacacacacacacacacacacacacacacacatgtttgtTATTCTAAATGTGTGAGGTCTTAAAATGTATCTTAGAGTCAAATTCTATTTCTCATCTCCAAAACCCTAATGTCAACCTCCAAATTTAAATGTAGTCTTATCTTTATACAATAACCGTGAgcctaatttaatttaattttctaTGTAGAGTTCATCTTAACCCTGAACCCAGTCATAACTTTCTTTTTGAACTTCATTCCCTGAAATAACCCAAGAGTCAACATAAAAGCAAGgaacaataaataaattatatataaaaataaataaaacttcgGTCAAAACATTTGGTCCTCATAAAGATAGACGtaaaatgcacacaaacacacatatgcagTAATACAATACTGGCCCCATAAGTGGAGAAATTAGCAAATGGGCAATAAAGAGTGCTGTGGCATTGTTATGAAAACACCCCCAATGAAACAAAGACTCtaaacacaatatacacacacttatCCCAAATGCtctaacatacacacagatacacacatacaaataacaCGTTTTGGGATTCTAATCAATGTGCCACAGCAGGGGAAGTGAAAAGCAACAACACCCAAACCACGGATGGCACTGCAGATTTTTAACTACAAGTTTGAAACACAGCTGAGTGTTTACATGCTACTGAGCACACAATCGCAAATACCCCGGCTAATGAAATACCTCCCAGTGGGTGCTTTACACGTgggcacgcacacgcacacacacacacacatacacacacacacacacacacacacacacacacacacacacacacacacacacacacacacatgcacacacatatctttgtggggacctgtcattgacataatgcattctctagccccttaccctaaccttaaatcacaactaaatacctaaccttaacccttaccctaaccctaaccataacctaattctaaccctaatcctacaaccaagtcttaaccctgaaacagccctttaaagttgtggggtcggcattttggccccacaaagctgtccggaccccacaagtataggCTACTGTATTCCGGGTTCTTGGatcccacgaatatagttaaacaaggacacacacacacacacacacacacacacacacacacacacacacacacacacacacacacacacacacacacacacacacagcggggATGAGTAACTGTGGGGCACCCAGAGGGAAAGGTCATCTGACATAATTTGCATTGCTTGTTAATGTTTAAGGATGTTTTCCATACAAGGAAGGTCAAGGTTTGCATGGAGACAAGATATAAACACAACTTCTGACAATGATGAATGTAATGGAACAACTGTGGCTTGTTTAAGGTTGGTTGATGTGGGTTTTCCACCCTGCTGTAATTTGACATATTAAGGGGAAAGCACCacatcacacgcacacacacacacacacacacacacacacacacacacacacacacacacacacacacacacacacacacacacacacacacacacttaaatctACCTTTATTCATCCACtcaaccacacccacacacccaccttGTCTTCTTCTGAAGCAAAAGTGTGTTGTGGCAACTTTTGTctcactgaacacacacattaaattgGACTTAATTATACTGTGCCTGTCAAATTACATCATCTCAAGTCATCCCATGTAGTTGCGGTTTATGGGCAAACCATTTCCTATTAAGACAGAGGTGATAAACATTATTTATAGGTTAGCCCAAGGGTTTGCAAAATGTTGCATGTCAAAACTCCCCCGAGGATGAGCAATACAACAACATCTGATAAGATTGATGTATTTAGTAATGACTCAGCAGAGGTTTGCCTCTATTGTAGAGGAAGAGAGTGAAACACCTGATTATATTATTTCTCATACTTTAAATCTGTTGTCTTGGAATTGCAGGAAAGCTGATCCAGCTGTCAGTGTTTCAAAACTATTTATCAGAATTATTTGGAGTAGGATATAGGCCTATTTTGTGATCACCATCAGTTTAATCTGTTTTAGGACGTTATTCATCCATTTATTGTAGGCTATTTATGTTTGAAGAATTTGCATCTATTGTTTCATTGTTATGTTGTATTAATATTTTAGCAACTGTCCTTGACAAAGTCTAACATAATTTCTGTAAGGCaatcaaacattttatttttgttgtttcagacatttttaaactttatccAATACATATTGAAAGGTAAAATAATTAGGCTATTTCAGAGTGACACTCGATAAAAGTTCTGCAGGTAGGCCTATCTGAACCTGTTGAAAAAATGCTAAACATCACTCTGGCCATACAGCAGTGACTCAGTCAAAACAACATGCCTTTTGCCAGATGTTGCTTTCACCCTTTGCATTAC
It encodes the following:
- the cdk7 gene encoding cyclin-dependent kinase 7 — translated: MALDVKSRTKRYEKLDFLGEGQFATVYKARDKTNDTIVAIKKIKVGHRTEAKDGINRTALREIKLLQELHHPNIIGLLDAFGHKSNISLVFDFMETDLEVIIKDTSLVLTPANIKAYILMTLQGLEYMHKHWVLHRDLKPNNLLLDGNGVLKLADFGLAKAFGSPNRVYTHQVVTRWYRSPELLFGARMYGVGVDMWAVGCILAELLLRAPSSFSSGSSRLFLQGPQQHK